In the genome of Brachypodium distachyon strain Bd21 chromosome 3, Brachypodium_distachyon_v3.0, whole genome shotgun sequence, the window TCTCGAAGGAGCCATGGTGTCTGGCCCAGAGGTCGTTCCAGTTCGCCGGCTTCGGCGGCCTCCTGGTCGAGAGCGCAGTCCTGGCCGGGATACCTCTCTTCCTCGTGTCTCCTCAGGAACAAATCGAATGGAACTCctcctcgcggcggcggcggaaagCAGAGCACCGGGCAATGGCGGCCGACGGAGCCGCCGTCCCCCACGACCGAGGCGCCCCCGTGGCCATCAACGGAATCCTCTGCTTCCTCCCGGAGAAGGACAAATCCTGCGACTCCCTCCTCCGCTTCGACCTCGACAGCGAACAATGGAAGACTCCGCCGCTCTTCCAAGGCCCACGGAAGCTCTTCTCCGACGAGCATTGGAAGACGACGTCCTCGGTCCGGATCACGGAGCTCAACGGCGCCCTCTGCGTGGTGCAGTCGGAGCTCTGGATGACTTACGGCCCGCAACGCACCAACATCTGGATCCTGGCCGGtttcgacgacgacgccgacgcgggcggcggcatTTGGAGCAAGGCGTACACGATCCCGATGGCGCCGACGGCGTACCTTTACATGCCGCTGCGAGTCCGGGACGACGGGAGGCTGCTCTTGCACTGCACTCTGACTGCCGGAAGCTACTATGATTCCCAGAGGAAGTTGGAGTTGCCCAAGAACCTTACCAGGAATATCCGGACTTGAAGCTTGATTGGCTAGCTCAGATCACATGATCCGACGTTGCTGAATGCTGATATCGATCCGAATCCTGTTCTTCTCGTAAGTGTTTTCAATGCTTTTGTTATTTCGATCGCAGTGGCATGAGACTCGTTTtggtttttaaaaaattattgTGCCAACATAACTGAGTGTAAGCTTTGCAGTAGCTGGATGAATCTGCAGCAATTCAGGCATGTTAGTCACACCACAGTTCAAATTCACAacccatatatatataagcaCATCAGCACATTATCAATTCAGCCTGCTCTCTTAACTTCAACAGAACAGGGATAATGTTTAGCTggagaaaaataatatcataAGGGTGCACAACCATCTTCCACTTCCATATAAAAGCATAAGGTTAGACTGCTAAccacttcatcttcatcagatTATAAAATAGCCACAGCCAATTTCATCAGCAATAAACATTTTAAGAAGCTCGAGCAATTTTTAATCATCCGGAGGATACTAAGAACACCATGTGAATCATTCAACACCCATCCAATTTAAAAACGgatcaaatcaagcaaattgGGTAGAATCTACTCTGACACTGCTCTGAAGCAAACATCCGTCCAATTTCAACTGCTACAACAACCATTGTCACGTGGCAAGACAGCTTGGTTCTTGATCAGATgaagagacaaaaaaaaaaggaatcatGAAATGAGTACTCAATAAGCAAGTAGACAGGCCATGCCAAcggaaaaacaaaggaaaactCATGCTACCAACTAATACAGGGAACTTCCCAGTTTTAACAATTCATTGGAATCCTCCCACTGTAGTGCCACAAGTTGATATGATAGTTAATAAATAAATCAGCCTACTTAATTTCCAATCCAAAACGGATGCCACATAGTGGCACATAGATTTGGTATACATTGAACAAGATGAACATACTCATGTATAATTGCAGAGAACTCAACGAGACAGTCAGAACACAACTATCATACCAAATTAACCTTTACATCAAGGCATCAGCCACCTCCGTGTCCCAAGTTGGATCAACTTCATCAAGAATTCTCGCAGATTGCTGTGATTCTCAGCCGGGGTGGTTGCTCTGGTTCGGCATTCCTTTTCCAGAacgcgcgccgccaccatacCTCGAAGCCTCTCTGAATGTTTGGGCAGTCCTCCCCCGAGTTGAGGAACCTATTGAACCACGCAAGCAAGATCTCCTGCTGAGTCGCAAGCGGCAGCGTAAGGATCGTGTTTGCCAGTCCATCCTCAATCAGATGCCGGTCAAGCCCCTTGCACGCTCGCCGCATCCATCCAAAGTCCTCGTAGAAGGGCTCAAGCCAGGTACACAGGAGCTGGGCGCGAGCCTCCTTGGACACCAAAATCTGCCCCTTGCCAACCCCGACAAAGAGCCTTGCCGTCACCCGGCTCACTTCATAACGATGTATCGCCGGAACTTTACCGTGGATCTCCGCCAACTCGTCCTGAGCCGCCCATGTCCTCAAGAACTCCTCAGCGACCTGGCGCTCGACAAGAATGTCAAGCATCCAATGGAGGTTGTCAGCCTGCCTAGCAATCTGCGCCACCTGTGAGTGGTCACCTCCCGCAGCCCTCTCAAACTGCTCACGCAGCAGGCACAAGCAGCCATTGCAGGCAGAATAGAGCGACTCCTTGCGGAGGTCGCCGCCAATGGCCCCGCCACGCGACGCGCTGTTCTCCCTGAGCATTTTGGACACGAGGCCCttcatctccctcctcgccttctCGTCCTTCCCCTCCAGGACAACCTGCAGGAGCCTGACCAACACCtcctcaccaccaccaccacccacgTTACCGCCGCCATTGCCCACTTCCACCTCCTCGGTCACCGCAGAAGGCGCCAGCTCGAGTGACACCCTCTTGAGCACCTCCCCAGCGCCGGAGTTCTCGAGATGGAGCTGCGTCAACAACGCAGCTACTTTCTCGTCATcgtcttccgcccagggagcCGCCTCCAGATACTCCAAGCACGAAAGCACTCCGGCATCGAACACGATGGCCGCAGACACCTAGAAAGAGAGATTATGAAGAAGAACATAAATTAAAGCAGAGGATTAATCCAACTGACCGTACATGGCATCAGGGGAAGAAGAACCCAAAGGAATAAGCGGTAGTACCTTGAGAATGCCGAGGACCTTGGCGACGTCCTCCCGCATGAGGCGCCTGCGGAGGTCGTTGCAGTACATGAGGCGGAGCGTCTCGACGTAGACCTCGACGTCGTCGCAGTCGGAGATCTCGACGACGTGGGGCAGGGTCCGCTGCTGCCTGGACCAGCGGTCGGAGAGCTTGGCGGCGAAGAAGCGGCTGTGGGCGACGAGGATGTGGCGGTGGAGGGAGAGGGTGAGGGAGAGGCCGTCCTTGGAAGCCAGTGTGAGGCGCACGTCGGAGGAGTCGGCGCGGTTGAACTGGCTGCCGGGGCTGCAGCTGGCGGCCAGGTCGGCGAGCCGGTCCTGCAGGAGCAGCTGCCGGTCCATGGAGCTGGACCGCGCCGGGGCtagatggtggtggtgctggggCGGGGCGGAGGGAAGGGTGGTGGAGGGGTGGGTGCGGGGGTGGTAGTCCTGCTCGTTGGCCATCATGTCGAAGAGGGTGGGGCTGGAGCGGGTCTTGCTGTCGAGCGGGAGTGGCGGAGGCGACATGGGGTTGAGGAGCCCGGCGTTGAGCGCCGTGTTGAACTTGGTGTAGCTCGACgggtaggaggaggaggacgcgtTGGGGCTC includes:
- the LOC100845495 gene encoding BTB/POZ domain-containing protein At1g63850, which produces MEHPSQQQQPAGAASYASPNASSSSYPSSYTKFNTALNAGLLNPMSPPPLPLDSKTRSSPTLFDMMANEQDYHPRTHPSTTLPSAPPQHHHHLAPARSSSMDRQLLLQDRLADLAASCSPGSQFNRADSSDVRLTLASKDGLSLTLSLHRHILVAHSRFFAAKLSDRWSRQQRTLPHVVEISDCDDVEVYVETLRLMYCNDLRRRLMREDVAKVLGILKVSAAIVFDAGVLSCLEYLEAAPWAEDDDEKVAALLTQLHLENSGAGEVLKRVSLELAPSAVTEEVEVGNGGGNVGGGGGEEVLVRLLQVVLEGKDEKARREMKGLVSKMLRENSASRGGAIGGDLRKESLYSACNGCLCLLREQFERAAGGDHSQVAQIARQADNLHWMLDILVERQVAEEFLRTWAAQDELAEIHGKVPAIHRYEVSRVTARLFVGVGKGQILVSKEARAQLLCTWLEPFYEDFGWMRRACKGLDRHLIEDGLANTILTLPLATQQEILLAWFNRFLNSGEDCPNIQRGFEVWWRRAFWKRNAEPEQPPRLRITAICENS